In a single window of the Podospora pseudocomata strain CBS 415.72m chromosome 2 map unlocalized CBS415.72m_2, whole genome shotgun sequence genome:
- the CLB4 gene encoding B-type cyclin (COG:D; EggNog:ENOG503NWN7): MDAKPQRPLRIYQAAPPITEHIHSNKPSLHQRNKSVGTVKIMANTGALNAPPKRVILHDLSNTNRPLADEPIGKAVRARAKSVVNAAAPTVAGAGRNDEKENHQVAPAPVAKSYNVAPVDVTKPTARNANSLNQQRPVGALAQPPLKNGVPRNIKPTMIYRDSNEQEVAGRVELLTNVDDLVAMVDKQIKHPRQYKSQPSLKAEQASQKPTQSKAAVQTQKLAELDDESDFDDNVTEAAYEDAVEQISYDTAGIGNRNLAELESDVSVSIAQVAKSLPTAEEDEYSDEDHSGVYEDHGYTTAHSYRSHGDNTTGGLTTMVAPASSLNAQRELAIAKDWVLSTQTEEEIEEEAWDVSMVAEYGEEIFAYMRQLEDSMVPNPHYMDNQTEIQWSMRAVLMDWLIQVHHRFCLLPETLFLTVNYIDRFLSVKIVSLGKLQLVGATALFVAAKYEEINCPSVQEIVYMVDSGYNVDEILKAERFMLSMLQFELGWPGPMSFLRRISKADDYELETRTLAKYFLEVTIMDERFVGSPASYIAAGAHCISRMFLEKGDWTLSHVHYSGYTLSQLKPLINMMFECCREPRKHHSAVYDKYSSPKYKNASTYVEAKMLRGVTLSYLYSAMAEAASSSGSECEAFRTNHHLPVALEA; this comes from the exons ATGGATGCCAAG CCTCAGCGCCCTCTGCGCATCTACCAAGCCGCCCCTCCTATCACCGAGCACATCCATTCTAACAAGCCCTCCTTGCACCAGCGAAACAAGTCCGTTGGCACCGTCAAGATTATGGCCAACACGGGTGCCCTCAACGCTCCTCCCAAGAGAGTCATCCTCCACGATCTGAGCAACACCAATCGCCCCTTGGCCGACGAGCCCATCGGTAAGGCTGTTCGCGCTCGCGCCAAGTCGGTtgttaatgctgctgctcctaCTGTCGCCGGAGCCGGTCGCaacgacgagaaggagaacCACCAGGTTGCGCCTGCTCCGGTTGCAAAGTCCTACAACGTGGCTCCGGTCGATGTCACAAAGCCCACCGCTCGTAACGCCAACAGCCTCAACCAGCAACGTCCCGTCGGCGCCCTTGCCCAACCTCCTCTGAAGAATGGTGTTCCCAGGAACATCAAGCCCACCATGATCTACAGAGACAGCAATGAGCAGGAAGTCGCCGGTCGTGTCGAGCTTCTTACCAACGTTGACGATCTGGTTGCCATGGTTGACAAGCAGATTAAGCACCCACGTCAATACAAGAGCCAGCCATCCTTGAAGGCAGAGCAAGCCTCCCAGAAGCCGACCCAGTCCAAGGCTGCGGTCCAGACCCAGAAGCTCGCCGAGCTCGATGACGAGAGCGATTTCGATGACAATGTTACCGAGGCGGCTTACGAGGACGCCGTGGAGCAGATTTCGTACGACACCGCCGGCATTGGCAACCGCAATCTGGCTGAGCTCGAGTCCGATGTGTCCGTTTCCATCGCGCAGGTGGCCAAGTCCCTTCCCAcagctgaggaggacgagtATTCGGACGAGGATCACTCGGGTGTTTACGAGGATCATGGATACACGACAGCCCACTCCTATCGGTCTCATGGGGACAACACCACGGGCGGACTGACCACCATGGTGGCTCCTGCTTCCAGCCTCAATGCGCAGAGAGAGCTTGCCATTGCCAAGGACTGGGTTCTTTCTACTCAGACGGAGGAAGAGATTGAGGAAGAGGCCTGGGACGTGAGCATGGTGGCCGAGTATGGCGAAGAGATCTTTGCTTACATGAGACAGCTCGAG GATTCTATGGTCCCCAATCCCCACTACATGGATAACCAGACCGAAATCCAGTGGTCGATGCGCGCAGTTCTCATGGACTGGTTGATTCAGGTACATCACCGGTTTTGCCTGCTCCCCGAGACGCTGTTTCTCACCGTCAACTACATTGACCGCTTCCTGTCGGTCAAGATTGTCTCGCTCGGCAAGCTCCAGCTTGTCGGCGCCACGGCCCTCTTCGTTGCCGCCAAGTACGAGGAGATCAACTGCCCATCAGTCCAGGAAATTGTGTACATGGTCGACTCGGGCTACAACGTGGACGAGATCCTCAAGGCGGAGCGCTTCATGCTTAGTATGCTTCAGTTTGAGCTCGGCTGGCCCGGTCCCATGAGCTTCCTGCGTCGCATTAGCAAGGCTGATGATTACGAGTTGGAGACTCGCACTCTGGCCAAGTATTTCTTGGAGGTCACCATCATGGACGAGCGCTTTGTTGGCAGCCCTGCCAGCTACATTGCCGCCGGTGCCCACTGCATCTCTCGCATGTTCCTCGAGAAGGGCGATTGG ACTCTTTCTCACGTTCACTACTCTGGCTACACCTTGAGCCAGCTCAAGCCACTCATCAACATGATGTTTGAATGCTGCCGCGAGCCTCGCAAGCACCACAGCGCCGTCTATGACAAATACTCGTCCCCCAAGTACAAGAACGCCTCGACCTATGTTGAGGCCAAGATGCTTCGTGGGGTGACGCTGTCCTACCTCTACAGCGCCATGGCCGAGGCCGCGAGCTCGTCGGGCTCCGAGTGTGAGGCCTTCCgcaccaaccaccacttGCCTGTTGCCCTTGAGGCCTAA